A window of Bacteroidota bacterium genomic DNA:
AACAGGAATCACCTCTGCGGTAGTCATGATAGCCCAAGTTACTAATTTTGTAGAATCTTCAAGTATCAATTGATCTTCAACAGTAATCGAATGATCCGTATCTTTTATAAACCTCCTGTTTTCACTTTTCAGATGGCCCTTAAAAACTTCAGTTAGATTAACAGTTGCTTCCGGCGTATTCCCAGTCTTAAAATCAACAATTGGAGCAAATCCATTAACATTAAACCTTGAATTGTCAACCGTAAGTGTACTGTGTCCGAAATTTCCTTTGGTCAAAAGGGACCAACGCTGACAATCCTGGCACATCCCCCAGAGGTCAAAACCAGTCCTCTCCAATTTGTCATAATCCTGTGTTCCGGGATCAAGCACCCAGCGTACCCCATTAAGTTCAAAGACAAAACTTCCCGCATCCATATTACCA
This region includes:
- a CDS encoding heparinase II/III family protein yields the protein GNMDAGSFVFELNGVRWVLDPGTQDYDKLERTGFDLWGMCQDCQRWSLLTKGNFGHSTLTVDNSRFNVNGFAPIVDFKTGNTPEATVNLTEVFKGHLKSENRRFIKDTDHSITVEDQLILEDSTKLVTWAIMTTAEVIPVSDGAILKQDGKELNLKILSPADVSVSTIMMDPPPMALDRRIPGLKRVEIRIPAYVFADGKGMIKVRLSSPE